The following is a genomic window from Perognathus longimembris pacificus isolate PPM17 chromosome 20, ASM2315922v1, whole genome shotgun sequence.
GGTCAGAGCACCTGTAGCAGGGATTTTTGTAGGGTCCTTCAGGTGCTGTGCAGGGAACGACAGTGGTGAGTGGTGGGAGAGGTAGATGGAGAGGGCGGAAGATGCATGTGTGCGGCCTCTCTGTAGCTGTCTCTGtgtgcctcttcttcctcctcctctctccacagTCATCTCTCATGGATCTTGCCGACGTCTTCAcggccccagcccctcctccagcctcaaCCTCTGACCCCTGGGGAGGCCCAGCACCAATGGCTGCTGCTGTTCCCGCAGCTGCCCCTGCCTCAGACCCCTGGGGGGGACCTGCTGTCCCCTCAGCTGCGGACCCCTGGGGTGGCCCGGCACCCACGCCCGCCTCTGGAGACCCGTGGAGGCCCACAGCCTCTGCAGGGTCTTCAGCGGATCCCTGGGGTGGGGCCCCAGGTCCTGCGGCTGGAGAGGGACCCACGGCAGACCCCTGGGGAAGCTCTGATGGTGAGCACAGCTGCTGCCTTGCAGCCCCGGGCCCTGCGATGCCCTCAGCTGGGCCAGGTGATCCGGCCAGGACAGTCTGAGTGGGACTAGGATATCTGTGGAGTCTGCCTGAGGAAGGGGAGTAGGTGGGGTGCTGGGAGAGGGCAGGGAGCAGGGCAGCACTGTGTGGAAAGGGGGCTCCAAAGAGAGCTGACTGGCAGTGCTAAGCATCCACACAGCTGGCGGCAGTGACCCCTGATGACCAGTTGGAAGCAGGCTGTGCTGCAGTCCCTCACGGGCCTCTCTCCTCACTCAGGTGGGGCCCCAGTCAGTGGACCCCCAGGTTCTGACCCCTGGGCACCCACACCGGCCTTCTCAGACCCCTGGGGTGGCTCCCCTGCCAAGCCCAGCACCAATGGCACTTCAGGTATGGGGTGGCTCTGTGGGCAAGTGCCGCCTGTGGGGCACTGTCCTGGTCCTGAAgacgggagggaggagggcagggccaggCGGCTACTGAGCAGGGACGCCTGCCCCCCACAGCAGCCAGTGGCTTCGACACCGAGCCTGATGAGTTCTCAGACTTTGACCGACTCCGCACGGCCCTGCCAACCTCTGGGAGTAGCACAGGTGAGCCACTCCTTGGTGCACCAGGAGCTTGCAGCCATTGcctcttgtctctgcctcacTCCAGGCAGGAACACTGCAGGTAGCTGCAGTGGGATAGAATGTCCCTGGGGAAGGTGGCCAGCAGTGGGTCAGAGTTCCCTGAGGAGATTACACCTgtgccttccccttccctgtgtCCTGGGGATCAGGGTCGGGTGCTGGGGATCGCCAGCATGCTGCCCTGTGTTGTGTTCCTTGCTTCCACGGTGTTGCCCTGTGTAGACCAGAACCCACCTGCTGATGGCAGTGAGTCCCAGCGCCTCTGCATCCTGtgctgaacacagggcctgggccccctTCGAGCTTGAACAGTCACATTTGCCCATAGGAATTGATGTCCATtttggtcactttttttttttttttggccagtcctgggccttggactcagggcctgagcactgtccctggcttcttcccgctcaaggctagcactctgccacttgagccacagcgccgcttctggccgtttttttttctgtatatgtggtgctggggaatcgaacccagggcctcgtgtatccgaggcaggcactcttgccactaggccatatccccagaccccattTTGGtcactttttaataatttttctggaAGGCTGGCTGGTCTCTTGAGAGGCTGTCAGTCCAGATGTGTGCCTCTGCACCTggcctctcatttttttttttttaattaagccaACTTCTCTTGCGGTGCTAATTATGGTATAGAAGCAGATTTCTGTCCATTTCATTTAGCCCTGCAGGGAGAAAGTAGCcagcacctcccctcctcccttgacTGGGATCCACTTAGGCTCACTGCTAAATCTACAGCTGCCATTCCTCTCAGTCCTTCTTCCCATCATGGGGGCGCACATTCTTTCAACATTAGAATTCTTAGCTCCATTGAGAAAGTTAGTGCTCAAGCCACCACATCAGCCGGCACTGCCATTTCCTCTGGCATAGAAGTCCTCCTGGGGCTGTGATGTCTCTGGGAGACATGCCTTGGACAGGAAGTGCCCTGCTTTCAGCAGCAGCTGCTTCTTGCCATGAATTTCCCCGAAGCCATCACATGCTCAGGTTGTCTGACGTCTGGATGAGGCCTATCCATGCCCCGACtccctgggggcctgggcacGGAACGCACCTTCGCTGTCCTCCCCTTGCTCCCTGGTGATCTCTGCCCGCCGAGCCTCTGAGCACATCCACATCCCGACTTCTTTCAGGGGAGCTGGAGTTGCTCGCGGGAGAGGTGCCTGCGCGTAGCCCTGGAGCATTCGACATGAGTGGGGTTGGGGGGTCTCTGGCTGAGGCTGTGGGGACACCCCCACCTgccaccaccccagcccccacacctCCTACACGGAAGACACCAGAGTCATTCCTGGGGCCCAACGCAGCCCTTGTCGACTTGGACTCATTGGTGAGCCGGCCGGGCCCTACACCACCAGGAGCCAAGGCATCCAACCCCTTCCTGCCAAGTGGTGAGTTTGGCCTTTGGGGTCCCGTGGCTGCGCGCTGAGGTCTCTCCTGTCTGTTCCTCTGAAGCAGGCAGCCAGGAGCCAGTGCTAACTGACCATTGTCCACATGCCATCTTCTCTCCTTGCAGGAGCCCCGGCCACCGGCCCCTCGGTCACCAATCCCTTCCAGCCAGCACCTCCTGCGTCGCTCACCCTGAACCAGCTCCGTCTCAGCCCTGTGCCCCCAGTCCCTGGAGCACCCCCCACTTATATCTCTCCCCTTGGTGGGGGCCCTGGCCTGCCCCCTATGATGCCCCCAgggcccccagcccccaacactaACCCCTTCCTCCTATAAtccggggggagggaggctgggcctGCTGGTTTCCCCATCCTGCTCCCTGGAGACCTTGCTCTCTGGGAGATGGGTATTGTGAGTGCATGTGAAATGGGGTCCCTCCCCCAGCGCCCTCCCCCTCCTGGGGCCCACTCACACTACGTCCTCTtaccgcattcccagccctcctccccaagAAAAACTGGACACGGGGTGTGGggggagctggccagaggaggaCCTTTACCATGGCATTAGAAGGGGGAGGACAGGGtctccccacccatcccccccAACCCTTCACCACCTCCCAAATCAGTGTTTGAGCCTTCTCGTTCTCTGCGCCCTTTGGTGAATCCTTGGTGATGATTTTGGCAACTTCGGGAATAAATGGCAATTCTCATGGGTGTGGCTCCCCCAAATCCCCATTTACCATTCCTGTGTCCCTCAGAAGGCTCTCCATgggggcctggcctgggccacCTCACCTCTTGGCAACAGCTGAGACCCTGCCCCTCTGGGAGGCATTGCTcttcctggaccttctctgggtGGGtagtggaggtggggtggggctgaggTCTGAATGTGGGAGCCCTCTTGGGAGCTTCGGACAGAAGCTGGGTTCTGCAGACATGAGGTTCAGGTCTTTGCAGGGAAAAGTGGGGTGGCATTGGGATTTCTTACCGAGAGGTGGCATATACTCAACACAGGTGTCGAACAACTCCTCAGGCCCCTTGAGATTGGCCTCTGCCGCTGACCTGCAGGGCGGCCAGGTTCATGGGAGGGACGTGTGCAGAGTGACCCCGGTGAGCCAGATGCTCAGTGTCACGGGAGGGACGCATGCAGAGTGGCCTCGTTGAGCCAGGCTGCCAGTGTCACAGGAGGGATGTGTGCAGAGTGACCCCAGTGAGCCAGATGGCCAGTGGTGCTGTCCACAGAGGTGCAGGTGTCTG
Proteins encoded in this region:
- the Epn1 gene encoding epsin-1 isoform X2, whose amino-acid sequence is MSTSSLRRQMKNIVHNYSEAEIKVREATSNDPWGPSSSLMSEIADLTYNVVAFSEIMSMIWKRLNDHGKNWRHVYKAMTLMEYLIKTGSERVSQQCKENMYAVQTLKDFQYVDRDGKDQGVNVREKAKQLVALLRDEDRLREERAHALKTKEKLAQTATASSAAVGSGPPPEAEQAWPQSSGEEELQLQLALAMSKEEADQPPSCGPEDDVQLQLALSLSREEHDKEERIRRGDDLRLQMAIEESKRETGGKEESSLMDLADVFTAPAPPPASTSDPWGGPAPMAAAVPAAAPASDPWGGPAVPSAADPWGGPAPTPASGDPWRPTASAGSSADPWGGAPGPAAGEGPTADPWGSSDGGAPVSGPPGSDPWAPTPAFSDPWGGSPAKPSTNGTSASGFDTEPDEFSDFDRLRTALPTSGSSTGELELLAGEVPARSPGAFDMSGVGGSLAEAVGTPPPATTPAPTPPTRKTPESFLGPNAALVDLDSLVSRPGPTPPGAKASNPFLPSGAPATGPSVTNPFQPAPPASLTLNQLRLSPVPPVPGAPPTYISPLGGGPGLPPMMPPGPPAPNTNPFLL
- the Epn1 gene encoding epsin-1 isoform X1; the protein is MSTSSLRRQMKNIVHNYSEAEIKVREATSNDPWGPSSSLMSEIADLTYNVVAFSEIMSMIWKRLNDHGKNWRHVYKAMTLMEYLIKTGSERVSQQCKENMYAVQTLKDFQYVDRDGKDQGVNVREKAKQLVALLRDEDRLREERAHALKTKEKLAQTATASSAAVGSGPPPEAEQAWPQSSGEEELQLQLALAMSKEEADQPPSCGPEDDVQLQLALSLSREEHDKEERIRRGDDLRLQMAIEESKRETGGKEESSLMDLADVFTAPAPPPASTSDPWGGPAPMAAAVPAAAPASDPWGGPAVPSAADPWGGPAPTPASGDPWRPTASAGSSADPWGGAPGPAAGEGPTADPWGSSDGGAPVSGPPGSDPWAPTPAFSDPWGGSPAKPSTNGTSAASGFDTEPDEFSDFDRLRTALPTSGSSTGELELLAGEVPARSPGAFDMSGVGGSLAEAVGTPPPATTPAPTPPTRKTPESFLGPNAALVDLDSLVSRPGPTPPGAKASNPFLPSGAPATGPSVTNPFQPAPPASLTLNQLRLSPVPPVPGAPPTYISPLGGGPGLPPMMPPGPPAPNTNPFLL